One Streptomyces sp. ML-6 genomic region harbors:
- a CDS encoding methyltransferase domain-containing protein gives MADDHTHVQEFFTARAVDWDARFADDGPAFDEAVRSLGLGPGDAVLDAGCGTGRALPALRAAVGPHGTVVGVDLTAAMLESAVRPGGRLALFHPVGRAALAARHGRRLTGDDLRAEHNLRPLPARSGWRLDVYADEDERFLALAVRLP, from the coding sequence ATGGCCGACGACCACACGCATGTCCAGGAATTCTTCACGGCCCGCGCGGTGGACTGGGATGCCCGGTTCGCCGATGACGGACCCGCCTTCGACGAGGCCGTCCGCTCCCTGGGGCTGGGGCCCGGGGACGCCGTGCTCGATGCCGGGTGCGGTACGGGGCGAGCCCTTCCCGCCCTCCGTGCGGCCGTCGGACCCCACGGCACGGTCGTGGGCGTGGATCTGACGGCGGCCATGCTGGAGTCGGCGGTACGGCCCGGCGGGCGGCTGGCGCTCTTCCACCCCGTCGGGCGGGCCGCCCTCGCGGCCCGGCACGGCCGCCGGCTCACGGGCGACGACCTGCGCGCGGAGCACAATCTCCGCCCCTTGCCGGCGCGTTCGGGCTGGCGGCTCGATGTCTACGCCGACGAGGACGAACGCTTTCTCGCCCTCGCGGTGCGGCTGCCCTGA
- a CDS encoding TerD family protein, with protein MGVTLAKGGNVSLSKEAPGLTAVTVGLGWDVRTTTGADHDLDASALLCSNTGKVLSDLHFVFYNNLTSPDGSVQHTGDNLTGEGEGDDESINVDLATVPADVAKIVFPVSIHDAQSRGQSFGQVRNAFIRVVNRANGIELARYDLSEDASTETAMVFGELYRHGTEWKFRAVGQGYASGLAGIASDYGVNV; from the coding sequence ATGGGTGTGACCCTGGCCAAGGGCGGCAACGTCTCCTTGTCGAAGGAGGCACCCGGCCTGACCGCAGTGACGGTCGGCCTGGGCTGGGACGTGCGGACGACGACGGGCGCCGACCACGACCTGGACGCGAGCGCGCTGTTGTGCTCGAACACGGGCAAGGTCCTCTCCGACCTGCACTTCGTCTTCTACAACAACCTCACCAGTCCGGACGGTTCGGTCCAGCACACCGGTGACAACCTGACCGGTGAGGGCGAGGGCGACGACGAGTCCATCAATGTGGACCTGGCGACGGTCCCAGCGGATGTGGCCAAGATCGTCTTCCCGGTCTCGATCCATGACGCGCAGAGCCGCGGGCAGAGCTTCGGCCAGGTCCGCAACGCGTTCATCCGTGTGGTGAACCGGGCGAACGGCATCGAGCTGGCCCGTTACGACCTCAGCGAGGACGCCTCGACCGAGACCGCCATGGTCTTCGGCGAGCTGTACCGGCACGGCACGGAGTGGAAGTTCCGGGCCGTCGGCCAGGGGTACGCCTCGGGCCTGGCCGGTATCGCGTCCGACTACGGCGTCAACGTCTGA
- the tatA gene encoding Sec-independent protein translocase subunit TatA, which translates to MLRNGLEPWHLLIVAIVMIALFGSKKLPDAARALGKSMRILKSEAKAMKETDAQEPRTDSRVQGAG; encoded by the coding sequence ATGTTGCGCAACGGCCTCGAACCCTGGCACCTGTTGATCGTGGCGATTGTGATGATCGCGCTGTTCGGCTCGAAGAAGTTGCCGGATGCGGCCCGGGCCCTGGGCAAATCCATGCGGATCCTGAAGAGTGAGGCGAAGGCCATGAAGGAGACCGATGCGCAGGAGCCCCGCACCGACTCACGTGTCCAGGGCGCCGGTTGA